One genomic region from Thunnus maccoyii chromosome 16, fThuMac1.1, whole genome shotgun sequence encodes:
- the dlst gene encoding dihydrolipoyllysine-residue succinyltransferase component of 2-oxoglutarate dehydrogenase complex, mitochondrial: MLSHSRCLTRNFGRSLSAIRQGNNVLARRATAAISASHSITINNTVKPDPRSSVFQIQYFRTSVAYRDELVTVKTPAFAESVTEGDVRWEKAVGDTVSEDEVVCEIETDKTSVQVPSPAAGVIEELLVPDGGKVEGGTPLFKLRKGAGAPKAAEVPKAEAPAAAATPPPPSAAPPSPPPPPPSAVGPIPTTMPPVPPVPAHAMDTKPVAAIKPTAAPAAPAAPAEGGAKAARTESRVKMNRMRLRIAQRLKEAQNTCAMLTTFNEVDMSNISEMRKAYKDAFLKKHNIKLGFMSAFVKAAAYALSDQPAVNAVIDDTTKEIVYRDYVDISVAVATPKGLVVPVIRNVEGMNFADIEKTINLLGEKARKNELAVEDMDGGTFTISNGGVFGSMFGTPIINPPQSAILGMHGIFDRPVAVGGKVEIRPMMYVALTYDHRLIDGREAVTFLRKIKSVVEDPRVLLLDM, translated from the exons ATGCTGTCCCATTCCCGGTGTCTCACCAGGAATTTTGGTCGCTCCCTGTCTGCTATCCGCCAG GGGAATAATGTGTTAGCCCGTCGGGCCACGGCAG CTATATCAGCTAGCCACTCTATCACTATCAACAACACTGT AAAACCTGATCCCCGGTCCAGTGTCTTCCAAATCCAGTACTTCAGGACATCTGTAGCCTACA GAGATGAACTTGTCACAGTTAAGACCCCTGCGTTTGCAGAATCTGTCACAGAGGGGGATGTGAGGTGGGAAAAAG CTGTTGGAGACACTGTCTCGGAGGATGAGGTGGTGTGTGAAATTGAGACTGATAAG ACATCAGTGCAGGTTCCCTCTCCTGCTGCTGGGGTGATTGAGGAGCTTTTGGTCCCTGATGGAGGGAAAGTCGAAGGAGGAACTCCTCTCTTCAAACTTCGAAAAGGAG CGGGTGCTCCCAAAGCTGCAGAAGTTCCAAAAGCCGAGGCCCCAGCCGCTGCagccacaccaccaccaccgtcTGCTGCTCCaccctcccctccacctcctcctccctcagcCGTGGGCCCCATTCCCACCACTATGCCCCCTGTGCCACCTGTGCCAGCACATGCTATGGACACCAAACCAG TTGCGGCCATCAAGCccactgctgctccagctgcaCCAGCGGCCCCAGCAGAAGGAGGGGCCAAAGCAGCCAGGACAGAGAGCAGG GTTAAGATGAACCGCATGAGACTGAGAATTGCCCAGAGACTGAAGGAAGCCCAAAACACCTGCGCAATGTTGACTACGTTTAATGAGGTCGACATGAG CAACATCTCAGAGATGAGGAAGGCCTACAAAGATGCCTTCCTGAAAAAGCATAACATCAAGTTGGGCTTCATGTCGGCGTTCGTAAAAGCTGCAGCCTATGCTCTGTCTGACCAACCTGCTGTCAATGCCG TAATTGACGACACAACCAAAGAGATTGTGTACAGGGACTACGTGGACATCAGTGTGGCTGTGGCCACACCAAAG GGTCTGGTTGTTCCGGTAATCCGAAACGTAGAGGGAATGAATTTTGCTGACATTGAGAAGACCATCAATTTGTTGGGTGAAAAG GCCCGTAAGAATGAGCTGGCTGTTGAGGACATGGATGGAGGAACCTTTACCATCAGCAATGGTGGCGTGTTTGGGTCCATGTTCGGCACGCCTATAATTAACCCACCACAGTCTGCTATTTTAGGCATGCATGGCATCTTCGACAGGCCTGTTGCAGTCGGTGGCAAG GTGGAGATCCGTCCCATGATGTATGTTGCCCTGACGTACGATCATCGTCTGATTGATGGAAGAGAGGCCGTCACTTTCCTGCGCAAGATCAAGTCAGTGGTAGAGGACCCCAGGGTGCTGCTCCTTGATATGTAA